The following coding sequences are from one Terriglobales bacterium window:
- a CDS encoding alkaline phosphatase family protein, with protein MSSSSKWWLRAKVSTLMAALTLTTVPASSLSADNDVDRHDTATPIKHVIVIIGENRTFDNIYATYQPKHGSVWNLLSKGIVKSDGSPGPNAGLARQFQIQNIDPVSYFIDTRKLNNPGKTAYSPFLPTPEAGFAPPQPVTFSQFLKDPADSAPPFDANTFSVSELHTISPALEFEHLPLLTTGTTGLKNCAADPTLPPTPCAEPDTRIANFNTLANTSFQITGPKVPYDAYSGDMVHRLFHMWQQSDCSVLDATKENPSGCKNDLYPFVGIARGDDSGSNSMGFYNVQQGDAPLFKRLADEYSMSDNYHQPVMGGTAVQHTMIGTADALPWEQVGNFPAQPPVKQVANPNPKSATNDAYTVDARWTECGDPTQPGIQPIMDYLKSLPWHPDQTKSNCAPNTFYMINNTRPGFLSNGQLNTAAINAGTAVPPSSLRTIGDALNEKNISWAFYGGGFNAAARFDNGSTDPVDVLIGTGGDWYCDICNPFQYASSIMGDPAQRQAHIKDATDFFDGLEHGHLLSVSYLKPDSFGDGHPASSKLDVLEALMDRVLDGLQRHQELAKDTAFIITFDEGGGYYDSGFMQPIDFFGDGPRIPLIIVSPFTKGGHVSHTYTDHASIVKFIERNWQLKPLTGRSRDNLPNPVAATDNPYVPLNMPAVGDLFDMFHFDKDKDRDGSHDNDR; from the coding sequence ATGTCTTCTTCGAGCAAGTGGTGGCTGCGTGCGAAGGTCAGCACGTTAATGGCTGCCCTAACCCTGACTACCGTTCCTGCGTCGAGCCTCAGCGCCGACAACGATGTCGATCGTCACGACACTGCAACGCCGATCAAACACGTGATTGTGATCATCGGCGAGAACCGCACCTTCGACAATATTTACGCTACTTATCAGCCAAAGCACGGCAGCGTCTGGAATCTACTTTCCAAGGGAATCGTCAAATCTGATGGCTCGCCAGGCCCGAATGCTGGCCTGGCAAGGCAGTTTCAAATCCAGAACATCGACCCGGTCAGCTACTTCATCGACACTCGAAAGTTAAACAACCCCGGCAAGACCGCCTATTCGCCATTCTTGCCTACACCTGAAGCCGGATTCGCGCCTCCACAACCGGTGACCTTCAGCCAGTTCCTGAAGGATCCAGCGGACAGCGCTCCACCTTTCGACGCCAATACATTCTCAGTCTCGGAGCTACATACCATCTCTCCAGCGCTGGAATTCGAGCACCTGCCGCTACTAACGACAGGAACAACCGGTCTTAAGAACTGCGCCGCGGACCCGACCCTGCCGCCTACGCCTTGTGCCGAGCCAGACACGCGCATCGCGAATTTCAACACTCTGGCGAACACTTCGTTCCAGATCACCGGACCGAAGGTGCCGTACGACGCCTATAGCGGCGACATGGTGCACCGTCTGTTCCACATGTGGCAGCAATCGGATTGCAGCGTGCTCGACGCGACGAAAGAAAATCCGTCCGGATGCAAGAACGACCTGTATCCATTCGTGGGCATCGCTCGCGGTGACGACAGCGGCAGCAACTCGATGGGCTTCTACAACGTCCAGCAGGGCGACGCCCCGCTGTTCAAGCGCCTGGCTGACGAATACTCAATGAGCGACAACTACCATCAACCCGTGATGGGCGGCACCGCCGTTCAGCACACCATGATTGGCACCGCCGATGCCCTGCCTTGGGAGCAGGTAGGCAATTTCCCGGCGCAGCCGCCGGTGAAACAAGTCGCTAATCCGAATCCCAAGAGCGCGACCAACGACGCTTATACGGTCGACGCACGCTGGACCGAATGCGGCGATCCTACTCAGCCGGGAATCCAGCCGATCATGGACTATCTAAAGTCCCTGCCGTGGCACCCGGACCAGACCAAGAGCAACTGCGCCCCGAACACCTTCTACATGATCAACAACACGCGTCCCGGCTTCCTCTCGAACGGCCAGCTCAACACCGCCGCGATCAACGCCGGCACTGCTGTGCCGCCGTCTTCGCTGCGCACCATCGGCGACGCTCTCAACGAAAAGAACATCAGCTGGGCCTTCTACGGCGGCGGATTCAATGCTGCGGCCCGCTTTGACAACGGCTCCACCGATCCGGTCGACGTGTTGATCGGCACCGGCGGCGATTGGTATTGCGACATCTGTAACCCATTCCAATACGCATCGTCGATCATGGGGGATCCGGCGCAGCGCCAGGCGCACATCAAGGACGCCACCGATTTCTTCGACGGTCTGGAGCACGGCCATCTGCTCTCTGTGTCCTATCTAAAGCCCGACAGCTTTGGCGACGGCCATCCTGCGAGTTCCAAGCTTGACGTGCTGGAGGCGCTCATGGACCGCGTTCTTGATGGGCTCCAGAGACATCAGGAACTCGCGAAAGACACCGCGTTCATCATCACCTTCGACGAAGGCGGCGGCTACTACGACTCCGGCTTCATGCAGCCCATCGATTTCTTCGGCGATGGACCGCGCATCCCGCTGATCATCGTGTCACCATTCACGAAGGGCGGCCATGTCAGCCACACCTATACCGACCACGCCTCCATCGTGAAATTCATCGAACGAAACTGGCAGTTGAAGCCGTTGACCGGCCGCAGCCGCGACAATCTGCCAAACCCGGTTGCCGCCACCGACAACCCGTACGTACCGCTCAACATGCCGGCCGTCGGCGATCTCTTCGACATGTTCCATTTCGACAAAGACAAAGATCGCGATGGCAGTCACGACAACGATCGTTAG
- a CDS encoding TonB-dependent receptor, protein MTRFHLASVFLFLLVFSTAGVAQVRAGLHGRVLDTSGAAVANADVELIEITKDIHRSTKSSASGDYIFDGLNPGEYRLEAVAAGFQKLTVSNVTLAVGQTTSVDLLMKVGGTKDEVTVEATSPVFQSQTSNIQTNIPTKAVVGMPLNSRNFVQLTTLAPGVELPPGTVLPRINGGRPRTNEYLYDGISALQPEPGQVVFFPIIDDIQEFTVESNNVAAEFGRFNGGVVNVATRSGSNELHGSLYEFFRNEALNARNYFATTGPKPEYRRNLYGGSIGAPIVRNRLFVFAGYQGVKQLIGVTRTSTVPTLAERQGIFTGVAHIFNPATTTFTGGKFVRQEFPNDVINVPMDPAALKLLSRFPTPTNLTATANNFTRTANDADHQNQFDVRVDGLLTARDRSFGRYSYFHDVEQPVTPLPDGSGAITGAVIGTGGVNGLSNITGQQAVFSETHTFSDRLLNDLRFGYTRRGNTSVGTSLSDTASSALGIPGIPTNAAFNNALPLFTFTGFQQLGSSASTSASFRTSVWELVDGVSYARGAHTIKGGIDFRWYQLNSVAPPNPTGSFAFAVTGTNQQGVTASGNAFASFLLGQVDTFQIDLQQKVIQPRGQIEEFYLQDDSRVTNRLTVNLGARWTLHFPSTEADNQGAVFNLQTQQLNYLGQNGFSRSARELHYSNLAPRVGFAYLLTPKTVVRSGYGIVFIDQSGITTPFTTPQFPFIQNVQQRTLDNVNAAFPLSQGPSVAPIPLTPDAGLGQSVYTVTRDAGSGYAQQWNLAVQRQVTNNMSFEVAYVGSHIVHVGIPDFNLNQLTTAQLAQGASLLAQVPNPYFGQIPASSPIGGKTVSAAQLLKPFPRFQNVAIYRNNTGSTNYNAVEAKLEQRFSHRMYLLFAYTHSKLIDSASSVFSTTVLSSPNSSSLVAADTYRPSLERDSSSGDMPNVWSVSGIYELPAGRGHRFASSGVMNAFLGGWSLNAIASLQSGMPVTVTQATNSNAFAGFVLQRPNIVGDVALSPDQRAPGRFFNTGAFATTPQFALGNASRNPVRGPAYRNLDIALAKHTRLTERTDMEFRAEMFDITNTPAFAQPNGSFGTPAFGSIISTVTDPRVVQFALRLSR, encoded by the coding sequence GTGACTCGCTTCCACCTAGCCTCTGTTTTCTTATTCCTTCTCGTCTTTTCAACTGCTGGAGTCGCGCAGGTTCGTGCCGGCCTGCATGGTCGGGTTCTGGATACTTCCGGAGCAGCGGTCGCAAATGCAGACGTTGAACTCATCGAAATCACAAAAGACATCCACCGATCAACGAAGAGTTCGGCGTCTGGCGACTATATCTTCGACGGTCTCAATCCTGGCGAGTATCGACTGGAAGCGGTTGCGGCCGGCTTCCAGAAGCTAACAGTGAGCAATGTGACACTCGCTGTTGGTCAAACCACGAGTGTCGACTTGTTAATGAAGGTTGGGGGGACGAAAGATGAGGTCACAGTAGAGGCGACTTCTCCGGTATTTCAATCTCAGACCAGCAATATTCAGACCAATATTCCGACGAAAGCAGTAGTCGGGATGCCTCTGAACTCGCGCAATTTCGTTCAACTCACGACGCTTGCTCCGGGAGTTGAGTTACCGCCGGGGACGGTTCTTCCGCGTATCAATGGCGGACGACCACGCACGAACGAATACTTGTACGACGGAATTTCAGCACTGCAGCCCGAGCCTGGGCAGGTCGTCTTTTTCCCAATTATCGATGACATTCAGGAGTTCACGGTTGAATCGAATAATGTAGCGGCTGAGTTTGGCCGCTTCAATGGAGGGGTGGTGAATGTTGCGACCCGTTCAGGCTCAAACGAGCTGCACGGAAGCTTGTACGAGTTCTTCCGCAACGAGGCTCTGAATGCGCGTAATTACTTCGCCACGACTGGCCCCAAGCCTGAGTATCGGCGCAATCTTTACGGCGGGAGTATTGGTGCTCCCATCGTGCGAAATCGACTGTTTGTTTTCGCTGGATATCAGGGAGTAAAACAACTCATCGGGGTAACTCGCACTTCGACTGTTCCGACGCTCGCGGAACGGCAAGGAATCTTCACGGGCGTAGCCCACATTTTCAATCCAGCGACTACGACGTTCACCGGAGGCAAGTTCGTACGCCAGGAGTTTCCGAACGATGTGATCAATGTTCCTATGGATCCGGCGGCCTTGAAATTGCTGTCACGGTTCCCAACGCCTACGAATCTAACTGCCACTGCGAACAACTTCACTCGCACGGCGAACGACGCCGATCACCAGAATCAATTCGATGTGCGTGTAGATGGGCTACTCACAGCTCGTGATCGAAGCTTTGGCCGTTATTCCTACTTTCACGACGTTGAGCAGCCGGTCACTCCGCTTCCCGATGGTAGCGGGGCAATCACCGGAGCGGTAATCGGGACTGGTGGCGTAAATGGTTTGTCAAACATTACCGGCCAGCAAGCGGTATTCAGTGAGACGCACACGTTTTCCGACCGCCTCCTCAACGATCTTCGGTTCGGTTACACCCGGCGTGGCAACACCAGTGTAGGAACTTCCTTAAGTGACACGGCTTCTTCGGCTCTGGGCATTCCGGGTATTCCCACGAACGCGGCATTCAATAACGCTCTGCCTTTGTTTACCTTCACGGGATTTCAGCAGCTAGGTTCGTCCGCCAGCACATCCGCCAGTTTTCGAACCTCCGTCTGGGAGTTGGTCGATGGAGTCTCGTATGCTCGCGGCGCGCACACGATCAAGGGAGGTATTGACTTCCGCTGGTATCAGCTCAACAGCGTGGCGCCCCCTAATCCGACCGGTTCGTTCGCATTTGCCGTTACGGGAACAAATCAGCAGGGAGTCACAGCAAGCGGCAATGCTTTTGCCAGCTTTCTCCTCGGGCAAGTTGATACGTTCCAGATTGACCTGCAGCAGAAGGTGATTCAGCCACGTGGCCAAATTGAGGAGTTCTATCTTCAGGACGACTCGCGCGTCACCAATCGGCTTACCGTCAATCTAGGGGCGCGCTGGACTTTGCACTTTCCATCAACCGAGGCGGACAATCAGGGAGCCGTTTTCAATCTGCAGACGCAGCAGCTCAATTATCTAGGTCAAAACGGATTTTCTCGCTCCGCGCGCGAGCTGCATTACAGCAATCTCGCTCCGCGGGTAGGGTTTGCGTATCTCCTAACGCCGAAGACGGTCGTCAGGTCTGGTTATGGAATTGTCTTCATCGATCAATCCGGCATCACCACTCCGTTTACTACTCCGCAGTTTCCCTTCATCCAAAACGTGCAACAAAGAACGCTGGACAACGTCAATGCTGCGTTTCCGCTTTCTCAGGGTCCGAGTGTTGCGCCAATCCCGCTTACACCGGATGCTGGACTCGGACAGAGTGTCTATACCGTCACTCGCGATGCGGGTTCGGGTTACGCCCAGCAGTGGAACCTCGCCGTGCAGCGGCAGGTTACCAACAATATGTCGTTCGAAGTTGCGTATGTGGGATCGCACATCGTGCACGTCGGGATTCCCGACTTCAACTTGAACCAGCTCACAACGGCTCAGCTTGCGCAGGGAGCATCGCTGCTGGCGCAAGTTCCAAATCCGTATTTCGGGCAGATCCCGGCGTCCAGTCCCATTGGCGGAAAGACTGTGAGTGCGGCGCAACTGCTGAAGCCTTTTCCACGTTTCCAGAATGTCGCGATTTACCGCAACAACACAGGAAGCACCAACTACAACGCCGTCGAAGCGAAGTTGGAGCAGCGGTTCAGTCACCGGATGTACCTGTTGTTTGCGTACACGCATTCCAAACTCATTGATTCTGCATCGTCGGTGTTTTCAACGACTGTACTTTCCTCTCCGAACTCCAGCAGCCTTGTTGCGGCCGATACATACCGACCTTCGTTGGAGCGCGATTCGTCAAGCGGGGATATGCCGAATGTCTGGTCCGTAAGCGGAATCTATGAACTTCCAGCCGGTCGAGGGCACCGGTTTGCATCATCCGGAGTGATGAACGCGTTTCTGGGAGGATGGTCCCTCAACGCCATCGCGTCGCTGCAATCTGGTATGCCGGTAACGGTGACACAAGCCACAAACTCCAACGCGTTTGCCGGCTTCGTGCTTCAGCGCCCAAACATCGTAGGCGACGTTGCGCTGTCTCCTGATCAGCGAGCACCTGGTCGATTTTTCAACACAGGCGCATTTGCAACCACGCCTCAGTTTGCGCTGGGAAACGCGTCTCGAAACCCTGTGCGCGGGCCGGCGTATCGCAATCTCGACATCGCTCTCGCGAAACATACGAGGCTGACCGAACGCACCGACATGGAATTTCGAGCCGAGATGTTCGACATAACAAATACTCCGGCATTCGCACAGCCAAACGGCAGCTTCGGGACACCAGCTTTCGGCAGCATTATAAGTACTGTGACCGATCCGCGCGTCGTGCAGTTCGCCCTTAGACTGAGTCGGTAG
- a CDS encoding helix-turn-helix transcriptional regulator: MRAAVRTKLYPVSEAGKILGVSYPALKQWIYRRKIKTVKTPGGHHRIPESEIDRLMPDIPARDPLFKKRDRFRRISGRNQLVGRVIDLRVDGLMAQVTLSISGQRLTSIITAAAVREMRLAKGQIAAALIKSTEVMVMRPQ; the protein is encoded by the coding sequence ATGAGAGCTGCCGTGCGCACCAAACTGTATCCCGTGAGTGAGGCAGGCAAGATCCTGGGCGTGAGCTATCCCGCCCTGAAACAATGGATTTACAGAAGAAAAATCAAAACAGTCAAAACGCCCGGCGGGCATCACCGGATTCCGGAGTCTGAAATCGACCGACTAATGCCCGATATTCCCGCGCGCGATCCTCTGTTTAAGAAGCGGGATAGGTTTCGCAGGATCAGCGGGCGTAACCAACTCGTGGGACGAGTGATCGACTTGCGTGTCGATGGACTCATGGCACAAGTCACGCTCTCCATCAGCGGACAGCGCCTCACCTCGATCATCACCGCCGCCGCCGTTCGCGAGATGCGTCTTGCAAAAGGTCAGATTGCGGCAGCGCTGATCAAGTCAACTGAGGTTATGGTGATGCGACCACAGTGA
- a CDS encoding ABC transporter permease — protein MNGFLHDVRYGFRILLKTPIVSVVAIVTLALGIGVTTAIFTFVDAGLLRALNFPDSDRLVQVTMIKHGESTGNQAAYPTYVDWRNQNTVFSSLAAYSSNGTTMHTATGVELVSGGIVTDDFFQTLGVQPERGSWFHAGSPSATHEIVISHGFSQRVFGGNSAIGQSLTLQNFAGNDEPYTVVGITPPDFEFAPIGQADFFALPPNTGFMVERRNLHWLNVVGRLKPDVSLKQASAEMETISARLAAAYPLANGDLTTRLQPLRDAIVGQIRPVLLLLLGAAACVLLIACANIANVQLAKAAGRSREVAVRRAVGASASRIARQFLVENVLLSLIAGIAAVAVARFAVTMLVASVPASVRQSMPFLERMHIDVQVLLFTFFLAVVAGVTFGLAPALRGGSANLHSELAQDTRTSTGKSWLRDALVVGEAGLAAMLLVGSGLLVMGMWRLVNVYPGFNRHNLLTLGFQAPPAHYQDPEPPKTNPPTPQRSTKLIAYERAIEQAIGAIPGVEGVAVVSVLPLSCNACNTIRFRPQGYAAPTTAVQPEANIRNITNRYFPTLQARMLKGRMFDDRETDISQEVLIVNRALADKYFGGDAVGKTLTFTFSPTQKPREIVGVVDEIKDGFFDAPDSPTVYEPFAQSANPFGNLIVRTSGEPAVVAESVRRALLQIDPDTAIYRLGTLDSKVEGSVPMFVRRLPAMLVTQFGALALLLAAVGVYGVVSYSVSQRTREFGIRMALGANTSQVLRLVMGRGARLVAAGAFLGLIGAAALVKVEASLIYGLRIRDALTFLLAAFLIFFVALAASYIPARRASRLHPLDALRYE, from the coding sequence ATGAATGGTTTCCTGCATGACGTGCGCTATGGATTTCGCATTCTGCTGAAGACACCGATTGTCAGTGTTGTTGCGATCGTCACGCTGGCGCTTGGGATCGGCGTTACCACGGCGATCTTCACCTTTGTCGATGCCGGCCTGCTCCGCGCGCTGAACTTCCCTGATTCCGACCGACTCGTGCAGGTCACAATGATTAAGCATGGCGAATCCACCGGGAATCAGGCCGCGTACCCAACCTACGTCGACTGGCGCAATCAGAATACGGTGTTCTCTTCCCTCGCCGCATATTCCAGCAATGGAACCACCATGCACACCGCCACCGGCGTCGAACTGGTCTCCGGCGGCATAGTGACGGACGATTTCTTCCAGACGCTCGGAGTTCAGCCCGAGCGCGGATCCTGGTTTCATGCCGGCAGCCCAAGCGCTACGCATGAAATTGTCATCAGCCACGGATTTTCGCAGCGGGTATTTGGCGGGAATTCAGCCATCGGGCAGTCGCTCACACTGCAAAATTTTGCCGGGAACGACGAACCCTACACCGTGGTTGGCATCACGCCGCCAGACTTTGAGTTCGCGCCCATCGGACAAGCGGACTTCTTTGCTCTCCCACCAAACACCGGATTCATGGTTGAGCGCCGCAATCTTCATTGGTTGAATGTTGTGGGAAGGCTGAAGCCGGACGTCTCGCTCAAGCAGGCATCGGCAGAGATGGAAACCATCTCCGCACGCCTGGCCGCCGCCTATCCGCTGGCGAACGGCGACTTGACAACGCGCCTTCAGCCGTTGCGCGATGCCATTGTGGGACAGATTCGCCCCGTGCTCCTGCTGCTCCTCGGCGCCGCTGCATGCGTGCTGCTCATCGCATGCGCCAACATCGCGAATGTGCAGCTTGCCAAAGCTGCCGGACGCTCCCGTGAAGTCGCCGTGCGCAGAGCGGTCGGAGCCTCGGCCAGCCGCATCGCCCGTCAGTTTCTTGTAGAGAACGTGCTGCTCTCGTTAATTGCGGGGATCGCGGCAGTTGCGGTTGCCCGCTTTGCGGTAACGATGCTGGTTGCGAGTGTCCCAGCCAGCGTTCGCCAGAGCATGCCATTCCTCGAGCGTATGCACATTGATGTGCAGGTCCTGCTTTTCACCTTCTTCCTGGCAGTCGTCGCAGGCGTCACTTTCGGGCTGGCTCCGGCACTGCGCGGAGGCAGCGCGAACCTGCATTCCGAATTGGCACAGGATACCCGCACCTCCACCGGCAAGAGCTGGCTACGCGATGCTCTTGTGGTTGGAGAAGCCGGTTTGGCGGCCATGCTGCTTGTCGGATCCGGCTTGCTGGTCATGGGCATGTGGCGACTGGTGAATGTTTACCCCGGATTCAACCGTCACAATCTTTTGACTCTCGGGTTCCAGGCGCCTCCTGCGCATTATCAGGATCCCGAGCCGCCGAAGACCAATCCTCCCACTCCGCAGCGCTCGACAAAACTAATCGCGTATGAGCGCGCCATCGAACAGGCGATTGGCGCGATTCCAGGAGTGGAGGGAGTCGCGGTCGTGAGCGTTCTTCCGCTTAGCTGCAACGCGTGCAATACCATTCGTTTTCGTCCTCAAGGCTACGCGGCTCCCACTACCGCAGTGCAGCCGGAGGCCAACATCCGCAACATTACCAACCGCTATTTCCCCACGCTGCAGGCGCGCATGCTCAAAGGGAGAATGTTCGACGATCGCGAGACCGACATCTCGCAGGAGGTGCTCATCGTGAATCGCGCGCTGGCCGATAAATACTTTGGCGGCGATGCCGTCGGCAAGACTTTGACTTTCACCTTCTCGCCAACCCAGAAGCCGCGCGAGATCGTCGGCGTAGTGGACGAAATCAAAGACGGATTCTTCGACGCTCCTGACAGTCCCACGGTTTACGAGCCGTTCGCACAGTCAGCGAATCCTTTCGGGAACCTGATTGTGCGCACTTCCGGCGAACCGGCCGTGGTGGCAGAGAGCGTCCGCCGTGCGCTGCTGCAGATCGATCCTGACACCGCGATCTATCGACTCGGTACCCTCGATTCCAAAGTGGAAGGCTCTGTACCAATGTTCGTGCGGCGCCTGCCCGCGATGCTGGTTACCCAATTCGGCGCTCTCGCCCTGCTGCTGGCAGCAGTCGGCGTATACGGCGTGGTCTCGTATTCGGTTTCGCAGCGGACACGCGAATTCGGCATCCGCATGGCACTGGGCGCCAATACAAGCCAGGTGCTGCGCCTGGTGATGGGACGCGGCGCGCGCCTGGTAGCCGCCGGCGCATTCCTCGGCCTGATCGGCGCAGCCGCGCTGGTAAAAGTCGAGGCGAGTCTGATTTATGGTCTGCGCATCCGCGACGCGCTGACTTTTCTGCTGGCCGCTTTCCTGATCTTCTTCGTCGCTCTCGCAGCCAGCTACATTCCGGCACGAAGAGCGTCCCGCCTGCATCCGCTGGACGCGCTCAGGTACGAGTAA
- a CDS encoding (2Fe-2S) ferredoxin domain-containing protein, whose amino-acid sequence MPGFKHHIFVCTNQREPGSPRGCCNPDGSGELHKAFKEAVAARGLKATVRANKAGCLDQCEHGPNVVVYPEAVWYGGVTSEDVAEIIESHIVGGVPVQRLRMKDECVNTTSCEHRKKSGDRAIG is encoded by the coding sequence ATGCCCGGATTCAAGCACCACATCTTTGTCTGCACGAATCAGCGCGAGCCGGGAAGTCCGCGGGGCTGCTGCAATCCTGACGGAAGCGGAGAGCTGCACAAGGCCTTCAAGGAGGCTGTGGCGGCACGAGGCCTGAAGGCGACAGTGCGGGCCAACAAGGCCGGATGCCTCGATCAGTGCGAGCATGGTCCGAATGTAGTCGTCTATCCGGAGGCGGTTTGGTATGGCGGCGTGACGTCGGAAGATGTGGCTGAGATCATTGAGTCGCACATCGTTGGCGGAGTTCCGGTGCAGCGGCTGCGGATGAAAGATGAGTGCGTTAATACGACGAGTTGCGAGCACAGGAAGAAATCGGGTGATCGGGCCATCGGGTGA
- a CDS encoding DUF507 family protein produces the protein MLVSKEYVGYLARQVTKKLIEGEFIETKNLNSTTERVHAAVLEEMQLEDRINDEVRLILEAYQDEMRTTGASYQEMFKKVKQQLVQKYKAVL, from the coding sequence ATGCTGGTTTCCAAAGAATATGTGGGCTACTTAGCCCGCCAAGTCACAAAAAAACTGATTGAAGGCGAGTTCATCGAGACCAAGAACCTGAACTCCACTACCGAGCGCGTGCACGCTGCGGTGCTCGAAGAGATGCAGCTCGAAGACCGCATCAACGACGAGGTTCGGCTGATCCTCGAGGCCTACCAGGACGAGATGCGCACTACCGGCGCGAGCTACCAGGAGATGTTCAAGAAGGTAAAGCAACAGCTCGTGCAGAAGTACAAGGCGGTACTGTGA
- a CDS encoding DUF507 family protein produces the protein MRISRDKVNKLAHTVADTLATLDDVEFIEDRNTIRTEARRILEELLKAEERIDASARQKIESQKRIITEGTQEWDILYRKYYNEEVKKLGI, from the coding sequence GTGAGGATCTCGCGCGACAAAGTCAACAAGCTTGCCCATACTGTGGCCGATACTCTAGCTACGCTCGACGACGTAGAGTTCATCGAGGATCGCAACACGATCCGCACCGAAGCCCGCCGGATTCTGGAAGAGCTGCTCAAAGCCGAAGAGCGCATCGACGCCTCTGCGCGTCAGAAGATTGAGAGCCAGAAGCGCATCATCACCGAAGGCACGCAGGAGTGGGACATCCTGTATCGCAAGTACTACAACGAGGAAGTGAAGAAGCTGGGGATCTAG
- a CDS encoding zinc ribbon domain-containing protein encodes MRCERCGYSSPENHKFCGMCGAKLSSAASSVAIDDKDPLDIETPAREPLQFRELDRRREPARDAARSSGPNGRTNYSSVTVANLPPDTVQEEEAAEEVHQRKPATRSTGIGGPSFLGLGYEDSNSGFVYDKPKDDGFVYDTDSETPEYLLTEVSRGVSWRAWAFFLLLIVGGGLGYVQWRASHNQGPDIAAILSGNGATVDPSGPDMTNKPASLKPPAPPTDSSSTNAAKSGTDQDASAEAESSKSSSQSENSAASKESAEAKSATTTDKAGKTDKTAKAGEDAADENSHGKSAKVAAANASDEESDASVKPESDGPVGKATKAKRIPPAPVEEEAPQPKSLGEKDPLIVQANKQLRAKNCSSAVNLLRQSSSAGNPSADVKMGALYWSGTCVTQSNFVAYQWFARAHALEPNNRWIERSRTSLWARLSPAERRRVGY; translated from the coding sequence ATGCGTTGCGAGCGGTGTGGCTACTCCAGTCCGGAAAATCACAAGTTTTGCGGTATGTGCGGCGCGAAGCTCTCATCGGCCGCGAGTTCAGTTGCGATCGACGACAAAGATCCCCTCGATATCGAGACGCCTGCGCGGGAGCCATTGCAGTTTCGCGAGCTTGATCGCCGACGTGAGCCTGCGCGCGATGCTGCTCGATCATCCGGGCCGAACGGGCGCACGAATTATTCGTCAGTGACGGTCGCAAACCTCCCACCCGATACCGTGCAGGAAGAAGAAGCCGCAGAGGAAGTTCACCAGCGCAAGCCTGCGACTCGTTCGACCGGCATCGGCGGTCCATCGTTCCTCGGCCTCGGATATGAGGACAGCAACAGCGGCTTCGTCTACGACAAACCAAAGGACGACGGATTCGTTTATGACACCGACAGTGAGACCCCTGAATATCTGCTGACGGAGGTATCGCGCGGAGTTTCCTGGCGAGCTTGGGCATTTTTCTTGCTGCTGATTGTTGGAGGCGGGCTCGGCTATGTCCAATGGCGCGCCAGTCATAACCAGGGTCCCGACATCGCCGCTATCCTCTCCGGCAATGGAGCGACTGTCGATCCAAGCGGCCCGGACATGACCAACAAGCCGGCTTCGCTGAAGCCACCTGCTCCGCCGACCGACTCTTCCTCAACGAACGCCGCAAAGAGTGGCACGGATCAGGACGCGTCTGCCGAAGCTGAATCTTCGAAGTCATCGTCTCAATCGGAGAACTCCGCCGCCTCGAAGGAATCCGCTGAAGCGAAGAGTGCAACCACGACAGACAAGGCAGGCAAAACGGACAAGACAGCAAAAGCGGGCGAAGATGCCGCGGACGAGAACTCGCACGGCAAATCAGCAAAAGTCGCCGCCGCTAACGCGAGCGATGAAGAAAGCGACGCTTCAGTCAAGCCTGAATCCGACGGACCCGTAGGCAAGGCCACGAAGGCCAAGCGGATTCCACCGGCGCCTGTGGAGGAAGAAGCACCTCAGCCGAAGTCGCTTGGCGAGAAGGACCCACTCATCGTCCAAGCTAACAAGCAGCTTCGTGCGAAGAATTGCTCGTCGGCGGTAAATCTGCTGCGGCAATCCTCCAGCGCGGGCAATCCTTCAGCCGATGTGAAGATGGGCGCGCTTTACTGGAGCGGCACCTGCGTCACGCAGAGCAACTTTGTTGCGTATCAGTGGTTCGCACGTGCTCACGCGCTTGAACCGAACAATCGCTGGATCGAACGCAGCCGAACGTCACTGTGGGCGAGATTGAGTCCGGCGGAGAGACGCCGCGTGGGATACTGA